Proteins encoded together in one Leucoraja erinacea ecotype New England chromosome 30, Leri_hhj_1, whole genome shotgun sequence window:
- the spsb1 gene encoding SPRY domain-containing SOCS box protein 1, with the protein MGQRVAVGLKTVDVRDPYRPLRHEQQGLDYCKPARLDMLLDMPPVSCEVQLSNSWNNDDRSLNVFVKEDDKLIFHRHPVAQSTDGIRGKVGYTRGLHVWEITWAMRQRGTHAVVGVATGDSPLHSVGYTALVGSNCESWGWDLGRNKLYYDGKNQPSQTYPAYLEPHETFIVPDAFLVVLDMDEGTLSYMVDGHYLGIAYRGLKGKKLYPIVSAVWGHCEIRLRYINGLEPEPLPLMDLCRRSVRVALSKDRLNEIQSLPLPASLKSYLAYQ; encoded by the exons ATGGGGCAACGAGTTGCTGTTGGACTCAAGACTGTGGATGTGAGAGATCCTTACAGGCCCCTTCGACATGAGCAGCAGGGGCTCGACTATTGTAAGCCAGCTCGGCTGGACATGCTACTGGACATGCCGCCCGTTTCCTGCGAGGTCCAGTTATCGAACTCGTGGAATAATGACGACCGATCACTGAATGTATTTGTTAAAGAAGACGACAAGTTAATATTTCATCGCCATCCAGTGGCGCAGAGCACCGATGGCATACGAGGCAAGGTCGGATACACCAGAGGACTACACGTGTGGGAAATTACTTGGGCAATGAGACAGCGAGGGACACATGCAGTGGTTGGCGTTGCTACAGGAGATTCTCCTTTGCACTCTGTCGGTTACACGGCACTTGTTGGAAGTAATTGTGAATCCTGGGGCTGGGACCTTGGTCGTAACAAACTCTACTATGATGGGAAAAATCAGCCAAGCCAGACCTATCCAGCTTACCTGGAGCCCCATGAGACTTTTATTGTGCCTGATGCATTCCTAGTTGTTTTGGACATGGACGAAGGAACTCTGAGTTATATGGTGGATGGACACTATCTGGGAATAGCATATCGAGGACTTAAAGGGAAAAAGCTTTATCCTATTGTAAGTGCCGTCTGGGGTCACTGTGAAATCCGACTGCGCTACATTAATGGACTTGAAC CCGAACCACTGCCATTGATGGACCTCTGTCGGCGTTCAGTGCGAGTCGCTCTCAGCAAGGATCGCTTGAATGAAATCCAGTCTCTACCACTACCAGCATCCCTGAAGAGTTACCTTGCATACCAATGA